In Dyadobacter sp. NIV53, a single window of DNA contains:
- a CDS encoding CehA/McbA family metallohydrolase, whose amino-acid sequence MRLHEALSFSGSTFSENDIDKLKSLQDQPHNQETVKQIQEILDPYCLHIVNINPESRVKVDRGMAAPKLVQGGWTSFLVKINNEAGVTAKLEVESPNAAKPVHSWSFDSRVKKENMISPGQVANRFLEVQMYTNRPLQPNLSGLKLEYAVVQIFCKDAGKREAEIGYNVGQGSQDIGFRNTIPVLFEVEPSIKVNMQVKDEDGSATMGSFLITSATDHPAGKLTGIYPLPSRRVAAFDEYPDFFFQPQIYRQDGEQVLLPAGKYQISFTRGPEYIKQIQELIVPSGVKEMKASFQLKRWIQLSKLGWYSADHHVHAAGCSHYDSPAEGVEPKDMWRQALGEDLNIAAVLAWGPSWYYQKSFFTGKDNPLSDTKNIMRNDVEVSGFPSSHAGHIVLLRIKEDDYPGTTEIEQWPSWTLPVLSWAKSQGGVVGYAHSGWGLEPVQLTNQLPNYIVPKMDGIGANEYVVTVTQNLIDFYSAGDTPAPWELNMWYHTLNCGFKTRLSGETDFPCITDARVGLARSYFKSDGPLNYDTYVTSLQKGRSYVSDGKSHIMDFTVNGQESGVGSSELTLKGKQKLVISAKIASYLPEHQDEEGETIAKTPVTKTPYWDIERARIEKTRKVRVELIMNGVPVDTTEIIADGKIKDVRFSHSVTHSGWVALRIYPSSHSNPVFVKIDNTPIQEKRSAEWCLAALNQCWKMKEPNIRKEEKAAAAKAYEDARKIYQNIIANQ is encoded by the coding sequence TTGCGTTTACACGAAGCCTTGTCATTTTCAGGAAGTACTTTTTCTGAAAATGATATTGACAAACTTAAAAGCTTACAAGACCAGCCGCATAATCAGGAAACGGTAAAACAAATTCAGGAAATACTTGATCCTTATTGCCTTCACATTGTCAATATTAATCCGGAAAGCAGGGTTAAAGTTGATAGGGGAATGGCGGCGCCCAAATTGGTACAAGGTGGCTGGACAAGTTTTTTGGTAAAAATAAATAATGAGGCGGGTGTAACTGCTAAACTGGAAGTAGAAAGCCCAAATGCTGCCAAACCGGTACATTCCTGGTCTTTCGATTCCCGTGTAAAAAAGGAAAATATGATTTCGCCGGGCCAGGTTGCCAATCGTTTTCTGGAAGTGCAGATGTATACAAATCGTCCGTTACAGCCTAATCTAAGCGGTTTAAAGCTGGAATATGCGGTCGTTCAGATATTTTGTAAAGATGCTGGCAAACGCGAAGCTGAAATTGGTTACAATGTCGGGCAGGGTTCTCAGGATATCGGTTTCAGAAATACAATTCCTGTTCTTTTTGAGGTAGAGCCATCTATAAAGGTTAATATGCAGGTGAAAGATGAGGACGGATCTGCAACAATGGGTTCTTTTTTGATCACCAGTGCGACCGATCATCCAGCGGGCAAACTGACAGGTATTTATCCATTGCCGTCAAGACGGGTAGCAGCATTTGACGAGTATCCTGATTTTTTCTTTCAGCCTCAAATTTACCGTCAGGATGGTGAACAAGTTCTGCTTCCGGCAGGAAAATACCAGATATCTTTTACACGAGGCCCGGAATATATCAAACAAATACAAGAACTGATTGTGCCATCAGGAGTGAAAGAAATGAAAGCCTCCTTTCAGCTAAAAAGATGGATACAGCTTTCAAAACTTGGTTGGTACAGTGCTGACCATCACGTACATGCAGCAGGGTGCAGCCATTACGACAGCCCGGCAGAAGGGGTAGAACCTAAAGATATGTGGCGCCAGGCCTTGGGAGAAGATCTCAATATAGCGGCGGTACTTGCCTGGGGGCCAAGCTGGTATTATCAAAAAAGTTTTTTTACGGGAAAAGATAACCCATTGTCAGATACTAAAAATATTATGCGGAATGATGTGGAAGTTTCCGGATTTCCCTCTTCGCATGCAGGCCATATTGTGCTGCTGCGTATAAAGGAGGACGATTATCCGGGCACTACCGAAATTGAACAATGGCCAAGCTGGACGTTACCGGTTTTGTCCTGGGCAAAATCCCAGGGTGGCGTAGTTGGATATGCGCATTCGGGCTGGGGATTGGAACCTGTGCAGCTAACCAATCAGTTGCCAAATTATATTGTACCAAAAATGGACGGGATCGGGGCAAATGAATATGTTGTAACGGTTACCCAAAACCTTATTGACTTTTACAGTGCGGGAGACACACCTGCTCCGTGGGAATTGAATATGTGGTATCACACGCTCAATTGCGGTTTCAAAACGAGGCTTAGCGGCGAAACAGATTTCCCGTGTATTACAGATGCACGTGTCGGCCTCGCCAGAAGCTACTTTAAGTCTGACGGACCGCTCAACTATGATACATATGTAACATCTCTGCAAAAGGGCAGGAGTTATGTATCAGATGGCAAATCCCACATTATGGATTTTACGGTAAATGGCCAGGAATCTGGTGTCGGATCCAGTGAGTTAACTTTAAAAGGGAAACAAAAACTTGTGATTTCTGCGAAAATAGCATCATATCTTCCTGAGCATCAGGATGAAGAAGGAGAGACAATTGCCAAAACTCCGGTTACTAAAACGCCTTACTGGGATATAGAAAGGGCCCGTATTGAAAAAACCAGAAAAGTGCGGGTTGAATTAATCATGAATGGCGTGCCTGTTGATACTACAGAGATCATTGCAGATGGCAAAATAAAAGACGTCAGATTCTCTCATTCCGTAACGCATTCCGGGTGGGTGGCTTTGCGGATTTATCCAAGTTCACATTCGAATCCGGTTTTTGTGAAAATAGATAATACACCTATTCAGGAAAAACGAAGTGCAGAATGGTGCCTGGCGGCATTAAATCAGTGCTGGAAAATGAAAGAACCGAATATCAGAAAAGAAGAAAAAGCTGCTGCCGCCAAAGCTTATGAAGATGCCAGAAAAATTTATCAAAATATTATTGCAAACCAATAA
- a CDS encoding DUF6787 family protein, which yields MIEKLKQRWNVRNGWDVLIILLVFACTGFSVLFVKRILFEWIGLTNQSPSWIRWTVNILIILPLYQVILLAWGWVWGKFSFFWEFEKRMFGRIGGMFKRNR from the coding sequence ATGATTGAAAAACTAAAACAGCGCTGGAACGTCAGGAATGGATGGGATGTCCTCATTATTTTACTCGTTTTTGCCTGTACCGGTTTTTCAGTATTGTTTGTAAAACGTATACTTTTTGAATGGATTGGCCTGACTAACCAATCGCCCTCATGGATTCGCTGGACAGTCAATATTCTTATTATTCTACCTTTATACCAGGTAATTCTGTTAGCCTGGGGATGGGTATGGGGGAAATTTTCTTTCTTTTGGGAATTTGAAAAGAGGATGTTTGGAAGGATCGGAGGAATGTTTAAAAGGAACCGTTGA
- a CDS encoding RluA family pseudouridine synthase — protein MAKRPFQIIYEDNHLIIVNKEPGILVQGDSTGDKCLLDMVKDYIKEEYQKPGAVFLGTVHRLDRPVSGLVVFARTSKALERMNEIFRNRDVQKTYWAVVKHRPAEKKGKLIHWLAKDEKRNVTTAYTYEAPGTQRAELSYRWMGEINKFHLLEVTPVTGRPHQIRVQLASMDCPIRGDVKYGYPKGNIDGSINLHARRLYFEHPVKKEPIICKAGLPNDPFWEEFLTLDTEEIKPEHLGFLYE, from the coding sequence ATGGCTAAAAGACCATTTCAAATTATATACGAGGATAATCACCTGATTATCGTCAATAAGGAACCAGGCATTCTGGTGCAGGGAGATTCTACGGGAGACAAATGTTTGCTGGATATGGTGAAAGACTATATCAAGGAAGAATACCAAAAACCTGGTGCTGTATTTCTGGGAACAGTACATCGTTTAGATCGTCCGGTAAGTGGCCTGGTTGTTTTTGCACGTACTTCCAAAGCACTGGAACGGATGAACGAAATCTTTCGTAACCGGGATGTACAGAAGACATATTGGGCAGTAGTAAAACACAGGCCAGCTGAGAAAAAGGGCAAATTGATACATTGGCTTGCCAAAGATGAAAAACGGAACGTAACGACAGCTTACACATACGAAGCACCCGGAACGCAGCGTGCGGAATTGTCTTATCGCTGGATGGGAGAAATCAACAAGTTTCATTTGCTGGAAGTAACGCCCGTTACAGGCCGCCCGCATCAGATCCGTGTGCAATTGGCTTCTATGGATTGTCCAATTCGTGGCGACGTGAAATACGGCTATCCAAAAGGCAATATTGACGGAAGTATCAATTTGCATGCAAGACGTTTGTATTTCGAACATCCTGTAAAAAAAGAACCAATTATCTGCAAGGCCGGCTTACCCAATGACCCATTCTGGGAAGAATTTTTAACGTTGGATACGGAGGAAATCAAACCGGAACATTTAGGATTTTTATACGAATAA
- the panB gene encoding 3-methyl-2-oxobutanoate hydroxymethyltransferase — protein MSVHKADIKRVTTHTIQEMKTRGEKISCLTAYDFSMAGIVDAAGVELILVGDSASNVMAGHETTLPITIDQMIYHAASVVRAVKRALVVVDLPFGSYQGNSREALSSAIRIMKESGAHAVKLEGGLEIKDSVTRILSAGVPVMGHLGLTPQSIYKFGTYTVRAKEDAEAVKLLEDAKILEEIGCFSVVLEKIPSKLTKLVSESISIPTVGIGAGPHADGQILVLHDLLGINKEFKPRFLRRYADLNTIMTDAISNYIKDVKGRSFPNDQESY, from the coding sequence ATGTCTGTACATAAAGCTGATATTAAGCGGGTTACTACCCATACGATTCAGGAAATGAAAACGCGTGGAGAAAAGATATCCTGTCTTACGGCGTATGATTTTTCTATGGCCGGTATTGTTGATGCGGCGGGTGTCGAGCTTATATTGGTCGGTGATTCGGCATCTAATGTTATGGCTGGCCATGAAACGACTTTGCCAATTACGATTGACCAGATGATATACCATGCAGCTTCTGTTGTAAGGGCGGTAAAACGAGCACTGGTTGTTGTAGATCTTCCGTTTGGCTCCTATCAGGGAAATTCAAGGGAGGCACTGAGTTCTGCAATACGGATCATGAAAGAATCCGGTGCTCATGCAGTAAAGCTGGAAGGCGGGCTGGAAATTAAAGATTCTGTAACACGTATTCTGAGCGCAGGAGTGCCTGTAATGGGTCATTTAGGACTCACACCGCAATCTATTTATAAATTTGGCACATATACTGTTCGTGCCAAAGAAGACGCAGAAGCAGTGAAATTGCTGGAAGATGCCAAAATACTGGAAGAAATTGGCTGCTTTTCAGTAGTTCTGGAAAAAATCCCATCCAAACTTACCAAACTGGTTTCAGAAAGCATCAGCATTCCTACCGTTGGAATTGGTGCCGGTCCGCATGCGGATGGTCAGATATTGGTTTTACATGACCTGCTTGGAATTAATAAAGAATTTAAACCGAGATTCCTGCGCCGTTATGCTGATTTGAATACCATTATGACGGATGCTATTTCGAATTATATCAAAGATGTAAAAGGCAGGTCGTTCCCGAATGATCAGGAATCTTATTAA